In Chanodichthys erythropterus isolate Z2021 chromosome 9, ASM2448905v1, whole genome shotgun sequence, a genomic segment contains:
- the si:dkey-183p4.10 gene encoding dentin sialophosphoprotein isoform X4: MEQNIADFLKDAFPETSFEDLHFDEDSATAHSVNIPQNEPDMEDDNSHKESSGSESDIDFEWTNREEETKNCSENNRNFSFDEQSMKAGSMLSGSCDNDTDENKTQTQNQQLSLHDEECRENEVKIHQLNKEQAEDVSELEMDLPKLTHYDLETVSTETTSYLLSYQMVDTPENESSTSKEDRMELGSTEEHVLQHEPDDNMLDCFSAIKSTLQDCPAASVEVQSVDEMREFTEEDHENHEREEEGLAEYPSDLSQSDSGDSSEGHEGGQPNHMDTKLDEVQVLDLGCSYEIKSNEPPLSYKVVTSRDDDVQRKDECMDPADMLTYVQNEDLDVETGKNDVDILFQTKQDSIRDDEYNGEILNTGESSDFGISANFQFNSSESYMNEHPDYDSDISSDDDCCKSQEETTDFTFQTFSEEKNTALMKQEHNLTKDFATDWKSIEHGAEDVLVTDSQQELCDVEGFSSIPASPEAGMAGSSETYSSENRSVSESHPLEAISVEPDENNKEHNSEHSEVSDIGENINTLLPGTFWNLMDDQNLKLDEYDWDINGEEVICDEEDDLQEELENDGEETERDWEKEKARIEAFNRFYQPAEGEENKDRTHRVMFRLNQQSSQNEEDNDSSEQESNSEDDTLQKTEDQSDSDEPQNRRLYARQKFLPKGLQKADKQLKEHPKRNKCVVLLRSVLAVSLATVVGLLSYCWATDSLDWIY, translated from the exons ATGGAGCAAAACATTGCGGATTTTCTGAAGGACGCGTTCCCAG agaCAAGCTTTGAGGATCTACACTTTGACGAAGACAGTGCAACAGCACACAGTGTTAACATACCTCAAAATGAGCCAGACATGGAGGACGACAACAGTCACAAAGAATCCAGTGGATCTGAGTCTGACATAGATTTCGAGTGGACAAATAGGGAAGAGGAAACTAAGAACTGTTCTGAAAACAATAGGAACTTCTCGTTTGATGAACAAAGCATGAAGGCAGGATCTATGCTCTCTGGTTCATGTGATAATGATACAGATGAAAATAAGACACAAACCCAAAACCAGCAATTAAGCTTGCATGATGAGGAATGCAGAGAGAATGAAGTCAAAATACATCAATTGAACAAGGAACAAGCTGAAGATGTCAGTGAGTTAGAAATGGATCTTCCAAAACTAACTCACTATGACCTGGAAACAGTGAGCACAGAGACCACATCATATCTACTGTCTTACCAGATGGTGGATACGCCTGAAAATGAGAGCTCAACGTCCAAAGAGGATAGAATGGAGCTTGGCAGCACTGAGGAACATGTCCTTCAGCATGAACCAGATGATAATATGCTTGATTGTTTTAGTGCCATAAAGTCAACATTGCAAGATTGTCCAGCCGCATCAGTGGAGGTCCAGTCTGTGGATGAGATGAGAGAGTTTACAGAAGAAGATCATGAAAATCATGAAAGAGAAGAGGAAGGTTTAGCAGAGTACCCCTCTGATTTGTCTCAAAGTGATAGTGGGGACAGCAGTGAAGGTCATGAGGGTGGACAACCCAACCACATGGACACCAAGCTAGATGAGGTGCAGGTTTTAGACCTGGGTTGTTCCTATGAGATAAAGAGCAACGAACCTCCACTGAGTTACAAAGTTGTAACTTCAAGGGATGATGATGTTCAAAGGAAAGATGAATGTATGGATCCTGCAGACATGCTCACTTATGTCCAGAATGAGGATCTGGATGTGGAGACTGGGAAAAATGATGTTGACATATTGTTCCAGACAAAGCAGGACAGTATTAGAGATGATGAATATAACGGTGAGATTTTAAACACTGGGGAAAGTTCTGATTTTGGAATCTCTGCAAATTTCCAATTCAATTCCAGTGAATCTTACATGAATGAGCACCCTGACTATGATAGTGATATCAGCAGTGACGATGACTGCTGCAAGAGCCAAGAAGAAACCACTGATTTCACTTTCCAAACATTCTCAGAGGAAAAAAACACAGCTCTCATGAAACAAGAGCACAACTTGACGAAAGACTTTGCTACAGATTGGAAAAGCATTGAACATGGTGCAGAGGATGTGTTGGTCACTGATAGTCAGCAGGAGTTATGTGATGTTGAAGGTTTTTCAAGCATTCCAGCATCTCCTGAAGCAGGAATGGCGGGTTCTTCTGAGACATACTCATCTGAAAACAGAAGCGTGAGTGAGTCACATCCATTAGAGGCCATTTCAGTCGAACCAGACGAGAACAACAAAGAACATAACAGTGAACACTCAGAAGTTTCAGATATTGGTGAAAATATCAACACTTTGCTACCTGGGACATTTTGGAACTTGATGGATGATCAGAATCTGAAGCTTGACGAATATGACTGGGACATTAATGGAGAagaggtgatctgtgatgaagAGGACGATTTACAGGAAGAGCTGGAGAATGATGGGGAGGAGACCGAGAGGGACTGGGAGAAAGAAAAAGCCAGAATTGAAGCATTTAACAGATTCTACCAGCCTGCCGAAGGAGAGGAAAACAAAG ACAGGACCCACAGAGTTATGTTTAGGTTGAATCAACAATCTTCTCAAAATGAGGAAGATAATGATAG CAGTGAACAGGAATCAAACTCAGAAGATGACACTCTCCAGAAGACTGAG GACCAAAGTGATTCTGATGAACCACAAAACAGACGTTTATACGCAAGGCAAAAATTTTTACCAAAGGGCTTACAAAAGGCAGACAAGCAGCTGAAGGAACACCCCAAAAGAAATAAG TGTGTCGTCCTGCTGCGGTCAGTGTTAGCAGTGAGTCTAGCGACAGTGGTGGGGCTGCTGTCTTACTGCTGGGCCACAGACAGCTTGGACTGGATCTACTGA
- the si:dkey-183p4.10 gene encoding uro-adherence factor A isoform X2, with the protein MEQNIADFLKDAFPETSFEDLHFDEDSATAHSVNIPQNEPDMEDDNSHKESSGSESDIDFEWTNREEETKNCSENNRNFSFDEQSMKAGSMLSGSCDNDTDENKTQTQNQQLSLHDEECRENEVKIHQLNKEQAEDVSELEMDLPKLTHYDLETVSTETTSYLLSYQMVDTPENESSTSKEDRMELGSTEEHVLQHEPDDNMLDCFSAIKSTLQDCPAASVEVQSVDEMREFTEEDHENHEREEEGLAEYPSDLSQSDSGDSSEGHEGGQPNHMDTKLDEVQVLDLGCSYEIKSNEPPLSYKVVTSRDDDVQRKDECMDPADMLTYVQNEDLDVETGKNDVDILFQTKQDSIRDDEYNGEILNTGESSDFGISANFQFNSSESYMNEHPDYDSDISSDDDCCKSQEETTDFTFQTFSEEKNTALMKQEHNLTKDFATDWKSIEHGAEDVLVTDSQQELCDVEGFSSIPASPEAGMAGSSETYSSENRSVSESHPLEAISVEPDENNKEHNSEHSEVSDIGENINTLLPGTFWNLMDDQNLKLDEYDWDINGEEVICDEEDDLQEELENDGEETERDWEKEKARIEAFNRFYQPAEGEENKGRIHKVTFCLDLESSHYEVESDSSEEELSTKGCISELHPPESSSVKKEQSKKEDSREPSEVSYIENISALLVDEEMNLDEYDHDINVEEFYKMNPSKEISDDEDDFLEKLKNEIERDMKQEQARTDRYYEEFVKEAQKEDRTHRVMFRLNQQSSQNEEDNDSSEQESNSEDDTLQKTEDQSDSDEPQNRRLYARQKFLPKGLQKADKQLKEHPKRNKCVVLLRSVLAVSLATVVGLLSYCWATDSLDWIY; encoded by the exons ATGGAGCAAAACATTGCGGATTTTCTGAAGGACGCGTTCCCAG agaCAAGCTTTGAGGATCTACACTTTGACGAAGACAGTGCAACAGCACACAGTGTTAACATACCTCAAAATGAGCCAGACATGGAGGACGACAACAGTCACAAAGAATCCAGTGGATCTGAGTCTGACATAGATTTCGAGTGGACAAATAGGGAAGAGGAAACTAAGAACTGTTCTGAAAACAATAGGAACTTCTCGTTTGATGAACAAAGCATGAAGGCAGGATCTATGCTCTCTGGTTCATGTGATAATGATACAGATGAAAATAAGACACAAACCCAAAACCAGCAATTAAGCTTGCATGATGAGGAATGCAGAGAGAATGAAGTCAAAATACATCAATTGAACAAGGAACAAGCTGAAGATGTCAGTGAGTTAGAAATGGATCTTCCAAAACTAACTCACTATGACCTGGAAACAGTGAGCACAGAGACCACATCATATCTACTGTCTTACCAGATGGTGGATACGCCTGAAAATGAGAGCTCAACGTCCAAAGAGGATAGAATGGAGCTTGGCAGCACTGAGGAACATGTCCTTCAGCATGAACCAGATGATAATATGCTTGATTGTTTTAGTGCCATAAAGTCAACATTGCAAGATTGTCCAGCCGCATCAGTGGAGGTCCAGTCTGTGGATGAGATGAGAGAGTTTACAGAAGAAGATCATGAAAATCATGAAAGAGAAGAGGAAGGTTTAGCAGAGTACCCCTCTGATTTGTCTCAAAGTGATAGTGGGGACAGCAGTGAAGGTCATGAGGGTGGACAACCCAACCACATGGACACCAAGCTAGATGAGGTGCAGGTTTTAGACCTGGGTTGTTCCTATGAGATAAAGAGCAACGAACCTCCACTGAGTTACAAAGTTGTAACTTCAAGGGATGATGATGTTCAAAGGAAAGATGAATGTATGGATCCTGCAGACATGCTCACTTATGTCCAGAATGAGGATCTGGATGTGGAGACTGGGAAAAATGATGTTGACATATTGTTCCAGACAAAGCAGGACAGTATTAGAGATGATGAATATAACGGTGAGATTTTAAACACTGGGGAAAGTTCTGATTTTGGAATCTCTGCAAATTTCCAATTCAATTCCAGTGAATCTTACATGAATGAGCACCCTGACTATGATAGTGATATCAGCAGTGACGATGACTGCTGCAAGAGCCAAGAAGAAACCACTGATTTCACTTTCCAAACATTCTCAGAGGAAAAAAACACAGCTCTCATGAAACAAGAGCACAACTTGACGAAAGACTTTGCTACAGATTGGAAAAGCATTGAACATGGTGCAGAGGATGTGTTGGTCACTGATAGTCAGCAGGAGTTATGTGATGTTGAAGGTTTTTCAAGCATTCCAGCATCTCCTGAAGCAGGAATGGCGGGTTCTTCTGAGACATACTCATCTGAAAACAGAAGCGTGAGTGAGTCACATCCATTAGAGGCCATTTCAGTCGAACCAGACGAGAACAACAAAGAACATAACAGTGAACACTCAGAAGTTTCAGATATTGGTGAAAATATCAACACTTTGCTACCTGGGACATTTTGGAACTTGATGGATGATCAGAATCTGAAGCTTGACGAATATGACTGGGACATTAATGGAGAagaggtgatctgtgatgaagAGGACGATTTACAGGAAGAGCTGGAGAATGATGGGGAGGAGACCGAGAGGGACTGGGAGAAAGAAAAAGCCAGAATTGAAGCATTTAACAGATTCTACCAGCCTGCCGAAGGAGAGGAAAACAAAG GTAGAATCCACAAAGTGACGTTTTGTTTGGATCTAGAATCCTCTCATTATGAGGTGGAGAGTGACAG CAGTGAAGAGGAACTGAGCACAAAAGGTTGCATCAGTGAGTTGCATCCTCCAGAGTCCAGTTCAGTTAAAAAAGAACAAAGCAAAAAGGAAGACAGCCGTGAACCCTCAGAAGTTTCATACATTGAAAATATTAGTGCCCTTCTGGTGGATGAGGAAATGAATCTTGATGAATATGACCATGACATTAATGTAGAAGAGTTCTATAAAATGAACCCAAGTAAGGAGAtctctgatgatgaggatgATTTCTTGGAGAAGCTGAAAAATGAAATCGAGAGGGACATGAAGCAGGAACAAGCAAGAACTGACAGATACTacgaggagtttgttaaagagGCGCAAAAAGAGG ACAGGACCCACAGAGTTATGTTTAGGTTGAATCAACAATCTTCTCAAAATGAGGAAGATAATGATAG CAGTGAACAGGAATCAAACTCAGAAGATGACACTCTCCAGAAGACTGAG GACCAAAGTGATTCTGATGAACCACAAAACAGACGTTTATACGCAAGGCAAAAATTTTTACCAAAGGGCTTACAAAAGGCAGACAAGCAGCTGAAGGAACACCCCAAAAGAAATAAG TGTGTCGTCCTGCTGCGGTCAGTGTTAGCAGTGAGTCTAGCGACAGTGGTGGGGCTGCTGTCTTACTGCTGGGCCACAGACAGCTTGGACTGGATCTACTGA
- the si:dkey-183p4.10 gene encoding uro-adherence factor A isoform X3: MEQNIADFLKDAFPETSFEDLHFDEDSATAHSVNIPQNEPDMEDDNSHKESSGSESDIDFEWTNREEETKNCSENNRNFSFDEQSMKAGSMLSGSCDNDTDENKTQTQNQQLSLHDEECRENEVKIHQLNKEQAEDVSELEMDLPKLTHYDLETVSTETTSYLLSYQMVDTPENESSTSKEDRMELGSTEEHVLQHEPDDNMLDCFSAIKSTLQDCPAASVEVQSVDEMREFTEEDHENHEREEEGLAEYPSDLSQSDSGDSSEGHEGGQPNHMDTKLDEVQVLDLGCSYEIKSNEPPLSYKVVTSRDDDVQRKDECMDPADMLTYVQNEDLDVETGKNDVDILFQTKQDSIRDDEYNGEILNTGESSDFGISANFQFNSSESYMNEHPDYDSDISSDDDCCKSQEETTDFTFQTFSEEKNTALMKQEHNLTKDFATDWKSIEHGAEDVLVTDSQQELCDVEGFSSIPASPEAGMAGSSETYSSENRSVSESHPLEAISVEPDENNKEHNSEHSEVSDIGENINTLLPGTFWNLMDDQNLKLDEYDWDINGEEVICDEEDDLQEELENDGEETERDWEKEKARIEAFNRFYQPAEGEENKADRTHRVMFRLNQQSSQNEEDNDSSEQESNSEDDTLQKTEDQSDSDEPQNRRLYARQKFLPKGLQKADKQLKEHPKRNKCVVLLRSVLAVSLATVVGLLSYCWATDSLDWIY, encoded by the exons ATGGAGCAAAACATTGCGGATTTTCTGAAGGACGCGTTCCCAG agaCAAGCTTTGAGGATCTACACTTTGACGAAGACAGTGCAACAGCACACAGTGTTAACATACCTCAAAATGAGCCAGACATGGAGGACGACAACAGTCACAAAGAATCCAGTGGATCTGAGTCTGACATAGATTTCGAGTGGACAAATAGGGAAGAGGAAACTAAGAACTGTTCTGAAAACAATAGGAACTTCTCGTTTGATGAACAAAGCATGAAGGCAGGATCTATGCTCTCTGGTTCATGTGATAATGATACAGATGAAAATAAGACACAAACCCAAAACCAGCAATTAAGCTTGCATGATGAGGAATGCAGAGAGAATGAAGTCAAAATACATCAATTGAACAAGGAACAAGCTGAAGATGTCAGTGAGTTAGAAATGGATCTTCCAAAACTAACTCACTATGACCTGGAAACAGTGAGCACAGAGACCACATCATATCTACTGTCTTACCAGATGGTGGATACGCCTGAAAATGAGAGCTCAACGTCCAAAGAGGATAGAATGGAGCTTGGCAGCACTGAGGAACATGTCCTTCAGCATGAACCAGATGATAATATGCTTGATTGTTTTAGTGCCATAAAGTCAACATTGCAAGATTGTCCAGCCGCATCAGTGGAGGTCCAGTCTGTGGATGAGATGAGAGAGTTTACAGAAGAAGATCATGAAAATCATGAAAGAGAAGAGGAAGGTTTAGCAGAGTACCCCTCTGATTTGTCTCAAAGTGATAGTGGGGACAGCAGTGAAGGTCATGAGGGTGGACAACCCAACCACATGGACACCAAGCTAGATGAGGTGCAGGTTTTAGACCTGGGTTGTTCCTATGAGATAAAGAGCAACGAACCTCCACTGAGTTACAAAGTTGTAACTTCAAGGGATGATGATGTTCAAAGGAAAGATGAATGTATGGATCCTGCAGACATGCTCACTTATGTCCAGAATGAGGATCTGGATGTGGAGACTGGGAAAAATGATGTTGACATATTGTTCCAGACAAAGCAGGACAGTATTAGAGATGATGAATATAACGGTGAGATTTTAAACACTGGGGAAAGTTCTGATTTTGGAATCTCTGCAAATTTCCAATTCAATTCCAGTGAATCTTACATGAATGAGCACCCTGACTATGATAGTGATATCAGCAGTGACGATGACTGCTGCAAGAGCCAAGAAGAAACCACTGATTTCACTTTCCAAACATTCTCAGAGGAAAAAAACACAGCTCTCATGAAACAAGAGCACAACTTGACGAAAGACTTTGCTACAGATTGGAAAAGCATTGAACATGGTGCAGAGGATGTGTTGGTCACTGATAGTCAGCAGGAGTTATGTGATGTTGAAGGTTTTTCAAGCATTCCAGCATCTCCTGAAGCAGGAATGGCGGGTTCTTCTGAGACATACTCATCTGAAAACAGAAGCGTGAGTGAGTCACATCCATTAGAGGCCATTTCAGTCGAACCAGACGAGAACAACAAAGAACATAACAGTGAACACTCAGAAGTTTCAGATATTGGTGAAAATATCAACACTTTGCTACCTGGGACATTTTGGAACTTGATGGATGATCAGAATCTGAAGCTTGACGAATATGACTGGGACATTAATGGAGAagaggtgatctgtgatgaagAGGACGATTTACAGGAAGAGCTGGAGAATGATGGGGAGGAGACCGAGAGGGACTGGGAGAAAGAAAAAGCCAGAATTGAAGCATTTAACAGATTCTACCAGCCTGCCGAAGGAGAGGAAAACAAAG CAGACAGGACCCACAGAGTTATGTTTAGGTTGAATCAACAATCTTCTCAAAATGAGGAAGATAATGATAG CAGTGAACAGGAATCAAACTCAGAAGATGACACTCTCCAGAAGACTGAG GACCAAAGTGATTCTGATGAACCACAAAACAGACGTTTATACGCAAGGCAAAAATTTTTACCAAAGGGCTTACAAAAGGCAGACAAGCAGCTGAAGGAACACCCCAAAAGAAATAAG TGTGTCGTCCTGCTGCGGTCAGTGTTAGCAGTGAGTCTAGCGACAGTGGTGGGGCTGCTGTCTTACTGCTGGGCCACAGACAGCTTGGACTGGATCTACTGA
- the si:dkey-183p4.10 gene encoding uro-adherence factor A isoform X1, whose translation MEQNIADFLKDAFPETSFEDLHFDEDSATAHSVNIPQNEPDMEDDNSHKESSGSESDIDFEWTNREEETKNCSENNRNFSFDEQSMKAGSMLSGSCDNDTDENKTQTQNQQLSLHDEECRENEVKIHQLNKEQAEDVSELEMDLPKLTHYDLETVSTETTSYLLSYQMVDTPENESSTSKEDRMELGSTEEHVLQHEPDDNMLDCFSAIKSTLQDCPAASVEVQSVDEMREFTEEDHENHEREEEGLAEYPSDLSQSDSGDSSEGHEGGQPNHMDTKLDEVQVLDLGCSYEIKSNEPPLSYKVVTSRDDDVQRKDECMDPADMLTYVQNEDLDVETGKNDVDILFQTKQDSIRDDEYNGEILNTGESSDFGISANFQFNSSESYMNEHPDYDSDISSDDDCCKSQEETTDFTFQTFSEEKNTALMKQEHNLTKDFATDWKSIEHGAEDVLVTDSQQELCDVEGFSSIPASPEAGMAGSSETYSSENRSVSESHPLEAISVEPDENNKEHNSEHSEVSDIGENINTLLPGTFWNLMDDQNLKLDEYDWDINGEEVICDEEDDLQEELENDGEETERDWEKEKARIEAFNRFYQPAEGEENKGRIHKVTFCLDLESSHYEVESDSSEEELSTKGCISELHPPESSSVKKEQSKKEDSREPSEVSYIENISALLVDEEMNLDEYDHDINVEEFYKMNPSKEISDDEDDFLEKLKNEIERDMKQEQARTDRYYEEFVKEAQKEADRTHRVMFRLNQQSSQNEEDNDSSEQESNSEDDTLQKTEDQSDSDEPQNRRLYARQKFLPKGLQKADKQLKEHPKRNKCVVLLRSVLAVSLATVVGLLSYCWATDSLDWIY comes from the exons ATGGAGCAAAACATTGCGGATTTTCTGAAGGACGCGTTCCCAG agaCAAGCTTTGAGGATCTACACTTTGACGAAGACAGTGCAACAGCACACAGTGTTAACATACCTCAAAATGAGCCAGACATGGAGGACGACAACAGTCACAAAGAATCCAGTGGATCTGAGTCTGACATAGATTTCGAGTGGACAAATAGGGAAGAGGAAACTAAGAACTGTTCTGAAAACAATAGGAACTTCTCGTTTGATGAACAAAGCATGAAGGCAGGATCTATGCTCTCTGGTTCATGTGATAATGATACAGATGAAAATAAGACACAAACCCAAAACCAGCAATTAAGCTTGCATGATGAGGAATGCAGAGAGAATGAAGTCAAAATACATCAATTGAACAAGGAACAAGCTGAAGATGTCAGTGAGTTAGAAATGGATCTTCCAAAACTAACTCACTATGACCTGGAAACAGTGAGCACAGAGACCACATCATATCTACTGTCTTACCAGATGGTGGATACGCCTGAAAATGAGAGCTCAACGTCCAAAGAGGATAGAATGGAGCTTGGCAGCACTGAGGAACATGTCCTTCAGCATGAACCAGATGATAATATGCTTGATTGTTTTAGTGCCATAAAGTCAACATTGCAAGATTGTCCAGCCGCATCAGTGGAGGTCCAGTCTGTGGATGAGATGAGAGAGTTTACAGAAGAAGATCATGAAAATCATGAAAGAGAAGAGGAAGGTTTAGCAGAGTACCCCTCTGATTTGTCTCAAAGTGATAGTGGGGACAGCAGTGAAGGTCATGAGGGTGGACAACCCAACCACATGGACACCAAGCTAGATGAGGTGCAGGTTTTAGACCTGGGTTGTTCCTATGAGATAAAGAGCAACGAACCTCCACTGAGTTACAAAGTTGTAACTTCAAGGGATGATGATGTTCAAAGGAAAGATGAATGTATGGATCCTGCAGACATGCTCACTTATGTCCAGAATGAGGATCTGGATGTGGAGACTGGGAAAAATGATGTTGACATATTGTTCCAGACAAAGCAGGACAGTATTAGAGATGATGAATATAACGGTGAGATTTTAAACACTGGGGAAAGTTCTGATTTTGGAATCTCTGCAAATTTCCAATTCAATTCCAGTGAATCTTACATGAATGAGCACCCTGACTATGATAGTGATATCAGCAGTGACGATGACTGCTGCAAGAGCCAAGAAGAAACCACTGATTTCACTTTCCAAACATTCTCAGAGGAAAAAAACACAGCTCTCATGAAACAAGAGCACAACTTGACGAAAGACTTTGCTACAGATTGGAAAAGCATTGAACATGGTGCAGAGGATGTGTTGGTCACTGATAGTCAGCAGGAGTTATGTGATGTTGAAGGTTTTTCAAGCATTCCAGCATCTCCTGAAGCAGGAATGGCGGGTTCTTCTGAGACATACTCATCTGAAAACAGAAGCGTGAGTGAGTCACATCCATTAGAGGCCATTTCAGTCGAACCAGACGAGAACAACAAAGAACATAACAGTGAACACTCAGAAGTTTCAGATATTGGTGAAAATATCAACACTTTGCTACCTGGGACATTTTGGAACTTGATGGATGATCAGAATCTGAAGCTTGACGAATATGACTGGGACATTAATGGAGAagaggtgatctgtgatgaagAGGACGATTTACAGGAAGAGCTGGAGAATGATGGGGAGGAGACCGAGAGGGACTGGGAGAAAGAAAAAGCCAGAATTGAAGCATTTAACAGATTCTACCAGCCTGCCGAAGGAGAGGAAAACAAAG GTAGAATCCACAAAGTGACGTTTTGTTTGGATCTAGAATCCTCTCATTATGAGGTGGAGAGTGACAG CAGTGAAGAGGAACTGAGCACAAAAGGTTGCATCAGTGAGTTGCATCCTCCAGAGTCCAGTTCAGTTAAAAAAGAACAAAGCAAAAAGGAAGACAGCCGTGAACCCTCAGAAGTTTCATACATTGAAAATATTAGTGCCCTTCTGGTGGATGAGGAAATGAATCTTGATGAATATGACCATGACATTAATGTAGAAGAGTTCTATAAAATGAACCCAAGTAAGGAGAtctctgatgatgaggatgATTTCTTGGAGAAGCTGAAAAATGAAATCGAGAGGGACATGAAGCAGGAACAAGCAAGAACTGACAGATACTacgaggagtttgttaaagagGCGCAAAAAGAGG CAGACAGGACCCACAGAGTTATGTTTAGGTTGAATCAACAATCTTCTCAAAATGAGGAAGATAATGATAG CAGTGAACAGGAATCAAACTCAGAAGATGACACTCTCCAGAAGACTGAG GACCAAAGTGATTCTGATGAACCACAAAACAGACGTTTATACGCAAGGCAAAAATTTTTACCAAAGGGCTTACAAAAGGCAGACAAGCAGCTGAAGGAACACCCCAAAAGAAATAAG TGTGTCGTCCTGCTGCGGTCAGTGTTAGCAGTGAGTCTAGCGACAGTGGTGGGGCTGCTGTCTTACTGCTGGGCCACAGACAGCTTGGACTGGATCTACTGA